The DNA segment TAAAAGCCTATACACTTACAGAGATCCTCGTTGTACTCGTGATCATTGGGATTCTGGTACTGTTGGCTTTACCGAATTTGCTTCCATTAATAACGAAAGCTAAAAGTACAGAAGCAAAGGTCCAACTGGAACATGTGGCAACACTGGAGAAGAGCTATTTCTATGAAAAATCTAAATATAGTGCTGACCTTACAGAAATTGGTTTTATACAGGAAAAGTTAACCACTGATGGTAAAGATGGAAGAGCAAACTATAAAATAGAAGTCGTAACGGCAACGAACAACGCCTTTCTTGCACGTGCAACAGCTGTTACAGATTTTGATGGTGATGGAACATTTAATGTTTGGGAAATTGATCAGGATAAAAATCTGAAAGAAGTCGTGGCTGATTAATGGTTTCTTTACAAATTATCGTGTTCCTATCTCTGGTTTTTATTTTTTATCAGGATATGCGCTACAGAGCTGTTTACTGGATTTGTTTCCCGGTGTTGGCAATGTTGTTGTTCAATTTGAAATATAGATTCACAGGTTTCTTAAATGGTCTCACAGATGCAGGATATGGTTTGTCATTCCTGCTGATTCAATTTTTGTTTTTATGGATCTATTTCTCTGTGAAGAACAGGAGAATGATCAATCTTACCAATGATTATTTGGGTTTGGGAGATATTTTGTTTTTAATTGTCATTACATTTTACCTGTCCCCTGGAAATTATGTTCTTTTTTATATCGGCAGTTTAATTTTGGTGCTGATCTACGCAATTTTGCAGAAATATTCCCTGGAGAAAAAAAGCAATAAACACATCCCATTGGCAGGTTTGCAGGCGATGTTGCTCGCTTTATTAATGATAACTGACCATTTGTTTAATGCATTTACTTTATATAGTGATAGCTGGATTTATATTTTAATGAGTTGATCAATAGATGAGTTTAGAAAATCAAGAATTAGATCCGATATTTATCCATTCGATAAGTAAAGAACAGGCCTGGCATTATCGCATTCTTCCGAAGGAAAACGATCCTGAAAGAATGGTTTTCCTTTGTGATGAAGGAATGGAACTTCAGCAATTGTCTGATGAACTGGAAATTTTACTTGGTAAGAGCATTTTTCTTGAAGAGCGCTCTTCTGAAATCATTAGCACTTTACTGCATAAACATTACCTTAAAGAGAATGGACAGCACCAGTTTCAGAAGACGGTAACTGCGATTGAAGGTGATGGTTTTCTGAATGATTTAATCCGGGAAGCAAGGAATCTGAAAAGCAGTGATATTCACATAGAAATTTATGAGGAGCGTTGCAGGGTACGGATCCGTATAGACGGAATGATGGTGGAACGCTATGTACTTAAAAAGACGGAATATCCTGCCCTGATCAATAAGATCAAAATCATGTCTAATCTGGACATTGCCGAAAAGAGACTCCCTCAGGATGGCAGGATAAATTTTAGAAATGGTGAAGAGCAATTCGACATCAGGGTTTCAGTTTTACCCACATTACATGGGGAGAAGGTGGTACTGCGTTTACTGAATAATAATGCTGCGAATATTGACCTGAACCACGTTGGTTTTTCTGATTTCGATCTGGAAAATTATCTCCAGGGTGTAAAAAGACCAAATGGAATCATCCTCATCAGTGGACCAACGGGTTCAGGTAAGACCACTACTCTGTATGCTACACTAAAATACCTGAATAAAGAGACCAGAAATATATTAACAATTGAAGATCCTATTGAATATACTCTTCAGGGAATTAACCAGGTACAATTAAAGGAAAGCATCGGACTTACGTTTGCTTCTGCTTTAAGAACTTTCCTGAGACAGGATCCTGATGTAATCATGGTAGGGGAGATCCGTGATCCTGAAACGGCTAATATGGCCATCAGGGCAGCATTGACAGGTCACCTGGTACTTTCTACAGTGCATACCAACTCTGCCTGGGGAACAGTATCAAGATTAATGGATATGGGAATTCCGTCATTTTTAGTAGCGAATACCCTGAATACTTCCGTCGCACAGCGACTGTTACGGTTGTTGTGTAAAAAATGCCGCGAAAAGGTCCCATTGGATCCTGCTGCTTATCCAAAACAATTCAAGCCTTATACTATCGTAAACGAACATTATATAGCCAAAGGCTGTGAGCATTGTTATTATACTGGATATAGTGGAAGGAAAGCCGTTTATGAAGTTATTCCGCTGGATCAGGAATTAACCTTTGAGATTAAACAAGGGAATATGCACATTAACCCTTTGTTGGAGGCCAGAGGAATTAAAACACTGGGAGAAAATGCTTTTGCCCTTTTTGCCTCCGGAGAGACCACTATAGAAGAAATTTACCCGTTACTTTTTACAAGCTAATGAAGACGCTTAAAATTAATACATTCCGATTTATATTTACCACCGTTTGTATTTTATCGGTATTCCTGCAAGTTAATGTCACAAATGCACAGGGAACTGCCGATTCAGAACGGGATCGATTGGTGGAGAACCGATTGAGAAACCTTGCGATTACTGTTCCGGGCCTCAACCAAAAGGTTCAAATGAATGTATCCAATGTTTCCGTTCAGGAGTTTCTGCGTGCATTGGCACAAGCCAACAATCTGAATATTAATATCGATCCAAATCTGGATTTCAAGATTTACAATAATTTCACCAACGAAACCGCATTGAATGTGCTGATCTTTCTAAGTAAAGAACATGCTTTGGATATCAACCTTGTT comes from the Pedobacter sp. FW305-3-2-15-E-R2A2 genome and includes:
- a CDS encoding type II secretion system protein; amino-acid sequence: MNKQLLKRKVKAYTLTEILVVLVIIGILVLLALPNLLPLITKAKSTEAKVQLEHVATLEKSYFYEKSKYSADLTEIGFIQEKLTTDGKDGRANYKIEVVTATNNAFLARATAVTDFDGDGTFNVWEIDQDKNLKEVVAD
- a CDS encoding GspE/PulE family protein; translated protein: MSLENQELDPIFIHSISKEQAWHYRILPKENDPERMVFLCDEGMELQQLSDELEILLGKSIFLEERSSEIISTLLHKHYLKENGQHQFQKTVTAIEGDGFLNDLIREARNLKSSDIHIEIYEERCRVRIRIDGMMVERYVLKKTEYPALINKIKIMSNLDIAEKRLPQDGRINFRNGEEQFDIRVSVLPTLHGEKVVLRLLNNNAANIDLNHVGFSDFDLENYLQGVKRPNGIILISGPTGSGKTTTLYATLKYLNKETRNILTIEDPIEYTLQGINQVQLKESIGLTFASALRTFLRQDPDVIMVGEIRDPETANMAIRAALTGHLVLSTVHTNSAWGTVSRLMDMGIPSFLVANTLNTSVAQRLLRLLCKKCREKVPLDPAAYPKQFKPYTIVNEHYIAKGCEHCYYTGYSGRKAVYEVIPLDQELTFEIKQGNMHINPLLEARGIKTLGENAFALFASGETTIEEIYPLLFTS